The Nocardioides salarius genome includes a region encoding these proteins:
- a CDS encoding pyridoxal phosphate-dependent decarboxylase family protein has protein sequence MPDDEVLHRALAHARAWRAGAPEHPVGPSAGVEEMLATFGGPLPEQGSDPAAVVDELGVGAVPGLLNIQSGRFFGWVMGGTLPAALGADWLVSAWDQNAGLRDAMPAVAALEQVAGAWILELLDLPREADVGFVTGATMANFTGLAAGRFAVLDRVGWDVHRDGLTGAPRVHVLVGAERHDTVDLALRYLGLGAPVVVAADAQGRMDPAALAAALADVPDGEPLMVCLQAGNLHSGAFDCFPELVAAAHDRGAWVHVDGAFGLWARATPRLAHLARGVEAADSWATDAHKTLNVTYDCGVAVVRDPVAVRSAMGVHASYLPDAVGPGNPYEKVPELSRRARGVPVWAALRSLGRTGVAAQVDRLAERARGIADGLAGMAGVEVLNDVVYTQVCLAVGDGRTQEVCARLTGSGEVWMSPSRWQDRDVVRVSVSNAATTDDDVRRTVAAVRAAVAGCGG, from the coding sequence GCCCGGGCATGGCGGGCCGGCGCCCCCGAGCACCCCGTGGGGCCGAGCGCCGGCGTCGAGGAGATGCTCGCGACCTTCGGGGGCCCGCTGCCCGAGCAGGGCAGCGACCCCGCCGCGGTGGTCGACGAGCTGGGCGTGGGCGCGGTCCCGGGGCTGCTGAACATCCAGTCGGGCCGGTTCTTCGGCTGGGTGATGGGCGGCACCCTCCCGGCCGCGCTGGGCGCCGACTGGCTGGTGAGCGCCTGGGACCAGAACGCCGGCCTGCGCGACGCGATGCCGGCGGTCGCGGCGCTCGAGCAGGTGGCCGGGGCGTGGATCCTCGAGCTGCTAGACCTGCCGCGCGAAGCCGACGTCGGCTTCGTGACCGGCGCGACGATGGCCAACTTCACCGGGCTCGCCGCGGGCCGGTTCGCGGTGCTCGACCGCGTCGGGTGGGACGTTCACCGCGACGGGCTGACCGGTGCGCCGCGGGTGCACGTGCTGGTCGGTGCCGAGCGGCACGACACGGTCGACCTGGCGCTGCGCTACCTGGGGCTGGGCGCCCCGGTGGTGGTGGCGGCCGACGCCCAGGGCCGGATGGACCCGGCAGCCCTGGCGGCCGCGCTGGCCGACGTACCTGACGGGGAGCCGCTGATGGTGTGCCTGCAGGCGGGCAACCTGCACTCGGGTGCCTTCGACTGCTTCCCCGAGCTCGTCGCGGCGGCCCACGACCGGGGCGCCTGGGTGCACGTCGACGGCGCCTTCGGGCTGTGGGCGCGCGCGACGCCACGACTGGCCCACCTCGCGCGCGGGGTCGAGGCTGCCGACTCGTGGGCCACCGACGCCCACAAGACCCTCAACGTCACCTACGACTGCGGCGTCGCGGTCGTGCGCGACCCGGTGGCGGTGCGCAGCGCGATGGGCGTGCACGCGAGCTACCTGCCCGATGCCGTCGGCCCCGGCAACCCCTACGAGAAGGTGCCCGAGCTCTCGCGGCGCGCCCGCGGCGTGCCGGTGTGGGCGGCGCTGCGCTCGCTGGGCCGCACCGGCGTCGCCGCCCAGGTCGACCGGCTGGCCGAGCGGGCGCGCGGCATCGCCGACGGGCTGGCCGGGATGGCGGGCGTCGAGGTGCTCAACGACGTCGTCTACACCCAGGTCTGCCTCGCCGTCGGCGACGGCCGCACCCAGGAGGTCTGCGCCCGGCTGACCGGCTCGGGCGAGGTGTGGATGTCACCGTCGCGCTGGCAGGACCGCGACGTCGTGCGGGTCTCGGTCTCCAACGCCGCGACCACCGACGACGACGTACGCCGCACGGTGGCGGCGGTGCGCGCGGCCGTGGCCGGGTGCGGGGGCTAG
- a CDS encoding Type 1 glutamine amidotransferase-like domain-containing protein has translation MVKLLLTSGGVTNTSIRQALVDLVGKPIAESTALCIPTAQYGHPSVGPGVKAWEFISGRSSNPMVDLGWRSVGVLELTALPSIDEEHWVPLVREADVLLAAGGDVLYLCHWMRESGLADLLPSLEETTWVGLSAGSMVMTPEVGEDFIQWRPPGGDDSTLGLVDFSICPHLARDGMPGNSMAEAEQWAAGIAGPAYAIDDQTAIAVVDGTVEVVSEGHWRLLPS, from the coding sequence ATGGTGAAGCTCCTCCTCACCTCCGGGGGCGTCACCAACACGAGCATCCGTCAGGCGCTCGTCGACCTCGTGGGCAAGCCGATCGCCGAGTCCACCGCCCTCTGCATCCCCACGGCCCAGTACGGGCACCCGTCGGTCGGTCCCGGCGTGAAGGCCTGGGAGTTCATCAGCGGGAGGTCGAGCAACCCGATGGTCGACCTGGGCTGGCGGTCCGTCGGCGTGCTGGAGCTCACCGCGCTGCCCAGCATCGACGAGGAGCACTGGGTGCCCCTGGTCAGGGAGGCGGACGTCCTGCTGGCCGCGGGAGGGGACGTCCTGTACCTGTGCCACTGGATGCGGGAGTCCGGCCTGGCCGACCTGCTGCCCTCGCTGGAGGAGACGACGTGGGTGGGTCTGAGCGCCGGCAGCATGGTGATGACCCCCGAGGTCGGGGAGGACTTCATCCAGTGGCGGCCACCGGGCGGCGACGACAGCACGTTGGGCCTCGTCGACTTCTCGATCTGCCCGCACCTCGCCAGGGACGGCATGCCGGGCAACTCCATGGCCGAGGCGGAGCAGTGGGCGGCCGGCATCGCGGGACCCGCCTACGCGATCGACGACCAGACGGCCATCGCGGTGGTCGACGGCACCGTCGAGGTGGTCTCCGAGGGGCACTGGAGGCTGCTCCCCTCCTAG
- the gndA gene encoding NADP-dependent phosphogluconate dehydrogenase: MSDTEQTTQTSGEATIGVIGLAVMGSNLARNLASREGNTVAVYNRTTAKTDALVEEHPEAGFVAAETIDDFVASLATPRTAIIMVQAGAGTDAVIEQLAERFEEGDIIVDGGNADFHDTIRREEELRGRGLHFVGCGISGGEEGALNGPSLMPGGSKEAWEAIGPALRSIAAVAQDEPCVTHVGSDGAGHFVKMVHNGIEYADMQLIAESYDLLRRIGGHDPASLADVYAEWNEGDLESYLIEITAEVLRQDDAETSGPLVDVILDHAGSKGTGVWTVQNALGLGVPATAIGEAVFARALSSSGEHRDAVRRTFTDRPEVPAAPDGFEDDVRAALYASKVVAYAQGFDLIRAGAEEHGWDIDLGAMARIWRGGCIIRARFLDRIAEAYDDDPSLVTLLAHPYFAEAVRDGEAAWRRVVALAVTAGVPAPAFGSALASYDALASERLPAALIQAQRDFFGAHTYRRTDRDGVFHTLWSGDRSEVEAG; encoded by the coding sequence GTGAGCGACACCGAGCAGACCACCCAGACCAGCGGCGAGGCCACCATCGGCGTCATCGGGCTGGCGGTGATGGGCTCCAACCTCGCCCGCAACCTGGCCTCCCGCGAGGGCAACACGGTCGCGGTCTACAACCGCACCACCGCCAAGACCGACGCGCTGGTCGAGGAGCACCCCGAGGCCGGCTTCGTCGCCGCGGAGACCATCGACGACTTCGTCGCCTCCCTGGCCACGCCGCGCACGGCGATCATCATGGTGCAGGCCGGCGCCGGCACCGACGCGGTCATCGAGCAGCTCGCCGAGCGGTTCGAGGAGGGCGACATCATCGTCGACGGCGGCAACGCCGACTTCCACGACACCATCCGCCGCGAGGAGGAGCTGCGCGGGCGCGGTCTGCACTTCGTCGGCTGCGGCATCTCCGGCGGCGAGGAGGGCGCGCTCAACGGCCCCTCGCTGATGCCCGGCGGCTCGAAGGAGGCCTGGGAGGCCATCGGCCCCGCCCTGCGCTCCATCGCCGCGGTCGCCCAGGACGAGCCCTGCGTCACCCACGTCGGCAGCGACGGCGCCGGCCACTTCGTCAAGATGGTCCACAACGGCATCGAGTACGCCGACATGCAGCTGATCGCCGAGTCCTACGACCTGCTGCGGCGCATCGGCGGCCACGACCCCGCCTCGCTCGCCGACGTCTACGCCGAGTGGAACGAGGGCGACCTGGAGTCCTACCTCATCGAGATCACCGCCGAGGTGCTGCGCCAGGACGACGCCGAGACCAGCGGGCCGCTGGTCGACGTGATCCTCGACCACGCCGGCTCCAAGGGCACCGGCGTGTGGACGGTGCAGAACGCCCTCGGCCTCGGCGTCCCGGCCACCGCGATCGGCGAGGCCGTCTTCGCCCGGGCGCTCTCCTCCTCCGGCGAGCACCGCGACGCCGTGCGCCGCACCTTCACCGACCGCCCCGAGGTGCCCGCGGCACCCGACGGCTTCGAGGACGACGTGCGCGCCGCCCTCTACGCCTCCAAGGTGGTCGCCTACGCCCAGGGCTTCGACCTGATCCGCGCCGGCGCCGAGGAGCACGGCTGGGACATCGACCTCGGCGCGATGGCCCGCATCTGGCGCGGCGGCTGCATCATCCGCGCCAGGTTCCTCGACCGCATCGCCGAGGCCTACGACGACGACCCGTCGCTGGTCACCCTGCTCGCGCACCCCTACTTCGCCGAGGCCGTCCGCGACGGCGAGGCCGCCTGGCGCCGCGTCGTCGCGCTCGCCGTCACCGCGGGCGTCCCCGCCCCCGCCTTCGGCTCCGCGCTGGCGTCGTACGACGCGCTGGCCTCGGAGCGCCTGCCCGCCGCGCTGATCCAGGCCCAGCGCGACTTCTTCGGCGCCCACACCTACCGGCGCACCGACCGCGACGGCGTCTTCCACACCCTCTGGTCGGGCGACCGCTCCGAGGTCGAGGCCGGATGA
- a CDS encoding helix-turn-helix domain-containing protein, whose translation MSVDYLVGGTDTAAFSPAARAGAWRDHVTDNHGRLSLDFGSPAGFSGGTKVQRCGAVQLVEFWSDAVRYRRQARDVDHDGDDSLRVVLPTAGTVRIVAAGDRHDLSPGLAGAVSMERDFELVQDAHAHALVLSLPRAWWRSEPADRPVVWDLGRGPGAVFAAMLRQVAAQSADLDADSFLRACEAAALVLPRREPTDLPAQALALVRERSDSPGFGPDDLAALLGTSLRSLQKATRRAGTSPAEMIREQRLERAVSRLLDPAWRTSTVSHVAHSSGFRSLTAFNTAFRSHTGTSPQQFRAHHRQGEAATG comes from the coding sequence GTGAGCGTGGACTACCTCGTGGGCGGCACCGACACCGCCGCCTTCTCGCCGGCTGCTCGCGCCGGCGCCTGGCGCGACCACGTCACCGACAACCACGGCCGCCTGAGCCTCGACTTCGGCTCTCCGGCGGGGTTCAGCGGCGGCACGAAGGTGCAGCGGTGCGGGGCGGTCCAGCTGGTGGAGTTCTGGTCGGACGCCGTGCGCTACCGCCGGCAGGCTCGAGACGTCGACCACGACGGGGACGACAGCCTCCGCGTGGTCCTGCCGACCGCGGGCACGGTGCGCATCGTCGCGGCCGGCGACCGGCACGACCTCTCCCCCGGGCTGGCCGGCGCGGTGTCGATGGAGCGCGACTTCGAGCTCGTGCAGGACGCCCACGCGCACGCGCTCGTGCTGAGCCTGCCGCGGGCCTGGTGGCGCTCGGAGCCCGCCGACCGGCCCGTGGTCTGGGACCTGGGCCGGGGCCCCGGTGCCGTCTTCGCGGCCATGCTCCGCCAGGTCGCGGCACAGAGCGCCGACCTCGACGCCGACTCCTTCCTCCGCGCCTGCGAGGCGGCAGCACTGGTGCTGCCCCGACGTGAGCCGACCGACCTCCCGGCCCAGGCCCTCGCCCTGGTCCGCGAGCGCTCGGACTCACCCGGATTCGGTCCCGACGACCTCGCCGCCCTGCTGGGGACGTCGTTGCGCTCGCTGCAGAAGGCGACCCGCCGGGCCGGGACCAGCCCTGCCGAGATGATCCGCGAGCAGCGGCTCGAGCGTGCCGTGTCGCGCCTTCTCGACCCGGCCTGGCGCACGAGCACCGTCAGCCACGTGGCGCACAGCTCGGGCTTCCGGTCGTTGACCGCCTTCAACACCGCCTTCCGCTCCCACACGGGCACCAGCCCCCAGCAGTTCCGCGCCCACCACCGGCAGGGCGAGGCGGCGACTGGGTAG
- a CDS encoding alpha/beta fold hydrolase, translated as MEHVEVNGTRLAYVDAGPRDGEVVLLSHSLFFDHSMFEPLSALLNEAGYRTVAYDHRGQGESAAASAREELSMDNLTADAAALIEALGIGPVHAVGNSMGGFITLRLAARHPELVRTVAALGASSEEEHKLEEFAPLVEILGQGGGAPVIDVLLHIMFGDASLAAGGPVVEHWREKMTALGPSIGDAAHQVIHRTRIVEELDGCRVPVLAIAGEQDHAYPQPISGENIARAAGGRDEIVADAGHSLALEKPQEAADLLLPFFKSA; from the coding sequence ATGGAGCACGTGGAAGTCAACGGGACCCGCCTCGCCTACGTGGATGCGGGGCCGCGCGACGGCGAGGTGGTGCTGCTGAGCCACTCGCTGTTCTTCGACCACTCGATGTTCGAGCCGTTGAGCGCGCTGCTCAACGAGGCCGGCTACCGCACCGTCGCCTACGACCACCGGGGCCAGGGCGAGAGCGCTGCGGCGTCCGCGCGTGAGGAGCTGTCGATGGACAACCTCACGGCCGATGCGGCCGCGCTGATCGAGGCGCTGGGCATCGGGCCGGTGCACGCCGTCGGCAACTCGATGGGCGGGTTCATCACGCTGCGCCTGGCGGCGCGCCACCCCGAGCTGGTGCGCACGGTCGCCGCGCTCGGCGCCTCGAGCGAGGAGGAGCACAAGCTGGAGGAGTTCGCGCCCCTGGTGGAGATCCTCGGCCAGGGTGGAGGAGCCCCCGTCATCGACGTGCTGCTGCACATCATGTTCGGCGACGCGAGCCTCGCGGCGGGCGGGCCGGTGGTCGAGCACTGGCGCGAGAAGATGACCGCGCTCGGGCCCTCCATCGGGGATGCCGCCCACCAGGTCATCCACCGCACCCGCATCGTCGAGGAGCTGGACGGCTGCCGGGTGCCGGTCCTGGCGATCGCGGGCGAGCAGGACCACGCCTACCCCCAGCCCATCTCCGGGGAGAACATCGCCCGGGCCGCCGGTGGACGGGACGAGATCGTGGCCGACGCCGGTCACTCGCTGGCCCTGGAGAAGCCGCAGGAGGCGGCCGACCTCCTGCTGCCCTTCTTCAAGTCGGCCTAG
- a CDS encoding GNAT family N-acetyltransferase: MPEFTWRPANEATTEDVEAVFAAGGARKCRCQGLKVAGWIWRDTTQEQRDAALLEQTACGTPGPTSGLIGYVDGEPAGWVAVEPRENYPRIWNRQKAWMRADPDLEGVWSVTCFVVRKGFRREGLMYELAAATVEHGRHVGARVLEGYPTEPEPGKTVIWDEASVGLLQVFLDAGYEVVSSPTLRRRVVRRKP, encoded by the coding sequence ATGCCCGAGTTCACCTGGCGACCGGCCAACGAGGCCACGACCGAGGACGTCGAGGCGGTCTTCGCCGCCGGCGGCGCCCGCAAGTGCCGCTGCCAGGGGCTGAAGGTGGCGGGCTGGATCTGGCGCGACACCACCCAGGAGCAGCGTGACGCCGCCCTGCTCGAGCAGACCGCCTGCGGCACGCCGGGCCCCACCTCGGGCCTCATCGGGTACGTCGACGGCGAGCCGGCCGGCTGGGTGGCGGTCGAGCCGCGGGAGAACTACCCGCGGATCTGGAACCGGCAGAAGGCGTGGATGCGCGCCGACCCCGACCTCGAGGGCGTCTGGTCGGTCACCTGCTTCGTGGTGCGCAAGGGCTTCCGCCGCGAGGGGCTGATGTACGAGCTGGCCGCCGCCACCGTCGAGCACGGGCGCCACGTGGGCGCCCGGGTGCTCGAGGGCTACCCCACCGAGCCCGAGCCCGGGAAGACCGTGATCTGGGACGAGGCGTCGGTGGGGCTGCTGCAGGTCTTCCTCGACGCCGGCTACGAGGTGGTCTCCTCCCCCACGCTGCGCCGGCGCGTCGTACGCAGGAAGCCCTAG
- a CDS encoding dihydrofolate reductase family protein, with amino-acid sequence MTQLVRVHNFGVSQDGYAAGEGQSLERPFGHADPQTLLGWALGTASWPGRADGGGSRGLEDYLVREFHRDIGAEIMGRNKFGPQRGPWTDHEWQGWWGDEPPFHTPVFVMTHHERPSFTLSDTTFHFVGGDPATVLARAFEAADGKDVRLGGGATTVRQFLDAGLVDTLHVSVAPLELGGGTRLWDSPDELLDRYHRDVVPGRDGVVHHLFWRD; translated from the coding sequence ATGACGCAGCTGGTCAGGGTCCACAACTTCGGGGTGTCGCAGGACGGGTACGCCGCCGGCGAGGGCCAGAGCCTCGAGCGCCCCTTCGGCCACGCCGACCCGCAGACCCTCCTCGGCTGGGCCCTGGGCACCGCGAGCTGGCCCGGCCGGGCGGACGGCGGTGGCAGCCGCGGCCTGGAGGACTACCTGGTGCGCGAGTTCCACCGCGACATCGGCGCCGAGATCATGGGGCGCAACAAGTTCGGCCCCCAGCGCGGCCCGTGGACCGACCACGAGTGGCAGGGCTGGTGGGGCGACGAGCCGCCGTTCCACACCCCGGTCTTCGTGATGACCCACCACGAGCGGCCGTCGTTCACGCTCTCCGACACGACCTTCCACTTCGTGGGCGGCGACCCCGCGACCGTGCTGGCGCGCGCCTTCGAGGCGGCCGACGGCAAGGACGTCCGTCTCGGTGGTGGCGCCACCACCGTGCGGCAGTTCCTGGACGCCGGGCTCGTCGACACGCTCCACGTCTCGGTGGCACCGCTCGAGCTGGGCGGCGGGACGCGGCTCTGGGACTCCCCCGACGAGCTGCTCGACCGCTACCACCGCGACGTCGTACCCGGGCGGGACGGCGTGGTCCACCATCTGTTCTGGCGCGACTGA
- a CDS encoding helicase, protein MPYGTQVDGASWHPAVKTHLYVGRTLPAHLAPYAPGPHTLGRFIENTLNPDDPTPSPEPTDTLEPRRLQFEAADAIAERAAAGGRQFLLADEPGVGKTISAVLGATAVGDLRGAQRVLVVADRPAAITIGHWCRTITALGDGGLEWVVITWDRLEKVKDHTWDVIIADEAHALRRTTTKRWKLWARISSHAKPHDKAPFVIATTATPGHTPLELPYLAPAYAQVLGEPMKDWTSATQPGVAFATALERHGVEVEHGRYGATWTTDPARRAADLKLVRGWLDEEQPPAMLHRAAPWGPVPISGMPVTLTPAERAAYEAEWGEFCREMDIARRGRNTAKGRAALLRFRQKAGLIRVDSTVDWIAQQVQAERQVACSVEFVATAADPIADRLRDSGIEVATIYGRDRFDPEAERLRFQTGQAKVCVFTTVASISLHAGESLADGRQASTEPRVGVFHQARFSGIAGRQVTGRTHRDHQVSPWHIAYAEGTVEEQVGKVMVERIAAASDTVGSDTTGLTDLAELLGADWLPPTTLTEAS, encoded by the coding sequence GTGCCCTACGGGACGCAGGTCGACGGCGCGAGCTGGCACCCCGCGGTCAAGACCCACCTCTACGTCGGGCGCACGCTGCCGGCGCACCTGGCGCCGTACGCGCCCGGGCCGCACACGCTGGGGCGGTTCATCGAGAACACCCTCAACCCCGACGACCCGACGCCCTCCCCCGAGCCGACCGACACGCTCGAGCCGCGCCGGCTCCAGTTCGAGGCGGCCGACGCGATCGCGGAGCGCGCCGCGGCGGGCGGGCGGCAGTTCCTGCTCGCCGACGAGCCCGGTGTCGGCAAGACGATCTCCGCCGTCCTTGGCGCGACGGCGGTCGGTGACCTCCGGGGCGCGCAGCGGGTGCTCGTGGTTGCCGACCGGCCCGCCGCGATCACGATCGGCCACTGGTGCCGCACCATCACCGCGCTCGGCGACGGCGGGCTCGAGTGGGTGGTGATCACCTGGGACCGGCTCGAGAAGGTCAAGGACCACACCTGGGACGTGATCATCGCCGACGAGGCCCACGCGCTGCGGCGTACGACGACCAAGCGGTGGAAGCTCTGGGCGCGGATCTCCAGCCACGCCAAGCCCCACGACAAGGCGCCGTTCGTCATCGCCACCACCGCCACCCCCGGCCACACTCCTCTCGAGCTGCCCTACCTCGCCCCGGCCTACGCGCAGGTGCTCGGCGAGCCCATGAAGGACTGGACCTCGGCCACGCAGCCCGGAGTCGCGTTCGCCACCGCGCTCGAGCGCCACGGCGTCGAGGTCGAGCACGGTCGCTACGGCGCCACCTGGACCACCGACCCAGCCCGCCGCGCCGCCGACCTCAAGCTGGTGCGCGGATGGCTCGACGAGGAGCAGCCCCCGGCGATGCTGCACCGCGCCGCCCCCTGGGGGCCGGTGCCGATCTCGGGCATGCCGGTGACGCTCACACCGGCCGAGCGGGCGGCGTACGAGGCCGAGTGGGGCGAGTTCTGCCGCGAGATGGACATCGCCCGCCGCGGCCGCAACACCGCCAAGGGCCGGGCCGCGCTGCTGCGCTTCCGGCAGAAGGCCGGGCTGATCCGCGTCGACTCCACTGTCGACTGGATCGCCCAGCAGGTGCAGGCCGAGCGGCAGGTGGCCTGCTCGGTCGAGTTCGTCGCGACCGCCGCCGACCCCATCGCCGACCGGCTGCGCGACTCCGGCATCGAGGTCGCCACGATCTACGGCCGCGACCGCTTCGACCCCGAGGCCGAGCGGCTGCGGTTCCAGACCGGGCAGGCCAAGGTCTGCGTCTTCACCACCGTCGCCTCCATCAGCCTGCACGCCGGCGAGAGCCTCGCCGACGGCCGCCAGGCCAGCACCGAGCCCCGCGTCGGCGTCTTCCACCAAGCCCGCTTCTCCGGCATCGCCGGGCGCCAGGTCACCGGCCGCACCCACCGCGACCACCAGGTCTCGCCGTGGCACATCGCCTACGCCGAAGGCACCGTCGAGGAGCAGGTCGGCAAGGTGATGGTCGAGCGCATCGCCGCCGCCTCCGACACCGTCGGCAGCGACACCACCGGCCTCACCGACCTCGCCGAGCTGCTCGGCGCCGACTGGCTGCCGCCCACGACCCTGACCGAGGCCTCCTGA